One window of Nymphaea colorata isolate Beijing-Zhang1983 chromosome 1, ASM883128v2, whole genome shotgun sequence genomic DNA carries:
- the LOC116254518 gene encoding probable complex I intermediate-associated protein 30 isoform X1 yields MSRIRALWNASINATKRALTWNLEELMPPQEMCVFSFSSKEDLKRWHLYSDSEYGGLSSASLEVKDAENGLNGLTFLTPLNYIYSEGIFSGNLSSEVSDGSRWRMNRSGFCGMRSKKFDGFIDLDPYDTLAFKLKGDGRCYISTIYTENWINAPGQLEDNTWQAFVVLPRGNWYIAKIPLASYLPTWRGNIVDARLEMNPSRVVGMSLSVNAEGGVPGTKSGPGDFKLEIDWIKALRSG; encoded by the exons ATGTCGAGGATCAGAGCTCTGTGGAACGCTTCCATTAACGCCACTAAAAGAG CGTTGACATGGAATCTGGAAGAGCTGATGCCTCCACAAGAGATGTGCGTTTTTAGCTTCAGCTCGAAGGAGGATTTGAAAAGATGGCACCTCTATTCTGATTCGGAGTATGGCG GTCTATCGTCAGCTTCGTTGGAGGTCAAAGATGCAGAGAATGGTCTAAATG GACTTACATTTCTGACACCTCTGAATTATATCTATTCGGAAGGTATATTTTCCGGCAATCTTTCTTCTGAAGTATCTGATGGTTCCAGATGGAGAATGAACCGAAGTGGCTTTTGTGGAATGAGATCTAAGAAG TTTGATGGCTTCATTGATTTGGATCCTTATGACACTTTGGCCTTTAAGCTGAAGGGAGATGGCCGATGCTACATATCTACC ATCTATACAGAGAATTGGATTAATGCCCCTGGTCAGTTAGAGGATAATACATGGCAAGCTTTTGTGGTTCTCCCCAGAGGTAACTGGTACATTGCAAAG ATTCCACTTGCTAGCTACCTACCCACATGGAGAGGAAACATAGTAGATGCAAGGTTGGAAATGAATCCCTCCCGTGTTGTTGGAATGTCATTATCTGTTAATGCTGAAGGAGGTGTTCCTGGCACCAAATCTGGGCCTGGAGATTTTAAGCTTGAAATCGACTGGATAAAAGCATTAAGAAGTGGATAA
- the LOC116254518 gene encoding probable complex I intermediate-associated protein 30 isoform X3: protein MSRIRALWNASINATKRALTWNLEELMPPQEMCVFSFSSKEDLKRWHLYSDSEYGGLSSASLEVKDAENGLNGIFSGNLSSEVSDGSRWRMNRSGFCGMRSKKFDGFIDLDPYDTLAFKLKGDGRCYISTIYTENWINAPGQLEDNTWQAFVVLPRGNWYIAKTSVGFCLLQIPLASYLPTWRGNIVDARLEMNPSRVVGMSLSVNAEGGVPGTKSGPGDFKLEIDWIKALRSG from the exons ATGTCGAGGATCAGAGCTCTGTGGAACGCTTCCATTAACGCCACTAAAAGAG CGTTGACATGGAATCTGGAAGAGCTGATGCCTCCACAAGAGATGTGCGTTTTTAGCTTCAGCTCGAAGGAGGATTTGAAAAGATGGCACCTCTATTCTGATTCGGAGTATGGCG GTCTATCGTCAGCTTCGTTGGAGGTCAAAGATGCAGAGAATGGTCTAAATG GTATATTTTCCGGCAATCTTTCTTCTGAAGTATCTGATGGTTCCAGATGGAGAATGAACCGAAGTGGCTTTTGTGGAATGAGATCTAAGAAG TTTGATGGCTTCATTGATTTGGATCCTTATGACACTTTGGCCTTTAAGCTGAAGGGAGATGGCCGATGCTACATATCTACC ATCTATACAGAGAATTGGATTAATGCCCCTGGTCAGTTAGAGGATAATACATGGCAAGCTTTTGTGGTTCTCCCCAGAGGTAACTGGTACATTGCAAAG ACTTCTGTTGGCTTTTGTTTGCTTCAGATTCCACTTGCTAGCTACCTACCCACATGGAGAGGAAACATAGTAGATGCAAGGTTGGAAATGAATCCCTCCCGTGTTGTTGGAATGTCATTATCTGTTAATGCTGAAGGAGGTGTTCCTGGCACCAAATCTGGGCCTGGAGATTTTAAGCTTGAAATCGACTGGATAAAAGCATTAAGAAGTGGATAA
- the LOC116254518 gene encoding probable complex I intermediate-associated protein 30 isoform X2, with the protein MSRIRALWNASINATKRALTWNLEELMPPQEMCVFSFSSKEDLKRWHLYSDSEYGGLSSASLEVKDAENGLNGIFSGNLSSEVSDGSRWRMNRSGFCGMRSKKFDGFIDLDPYDTLAFKLKGDGRCYISTIYTENWINAPGQLEDNTWQAFVVLPRGNWYIAKIPLASYLPTWRGNIVDARLEMNPSRVVGMSLSVNAEGGVPGTKSGPGDFKLEIDWIKALRSG; encoded by the exons ATGTCGAGGATCAGAGCTCTGTGGAACGCTTCCATTAACGCCACTAAAAGAG CGTTGACATGGAATCTGGAAGAGCTGATGCCTCCACAAGAGATGTGCGTTTTTAGCTTCAGCTCGAAGGAGGATTTGAAAAGATGGCACCTCTATTCTGATTCGGAGTATGGCG GTCTATCGTCAGCTTCGTTGGAGGTCAAAGATGCAGAGAATGGTCTAAATG GTATATTTTCCGGCAATCTTTCTTCTGAAGTATCTGATGGTTCCAGATGGAGAATGAACCGAAGTGGCTTTTGTGGAATGAGATCTAAGAAG TTTGATGGCTTCATTGATTTGGATCCTTATGACACTTTGGCCTTTAAGCTGAAGGGAGATGGCCGATGCTACATATCTACC ATCTATACAGAGAATTGGATTAATGCCCCTGGTCAGTTAGAGGATAATACATGGCAAGCTTTTGTGGTTCTCCCCAGAGGTAACTGGTACATTGCAAAG ATTCCACTTGCTAGCTACCTACCCACATGGAGAGGAAACATAGTAGATGCAAGGTTGGAAATGAATCCCTCCCGTGTTGTTGGAATGTCATTATCTGTTAATGCTGAAGGAGGTGTTCCTGGCACCAAATCTGGGCCTGGAGATTTTAAGCTTGAAATCGACTGGATAAAAGCATTAAGAAGTGGATAA